DNA from Canis lupus familiaris isolate Mischka breed German Shepherd chromosome 9, alternate assembly UU_Cfam_GSD_1.0, whole genome shotgun sequence:
AGAAAGATGACAGGGGCAGTGTAAGCATGTGTTCCCAGGAAAGCCGAGggagcaacttcttgtaagacaGGAACTTTGGCAAAATGGCGTAGGATATATATTCCGGTGAGTGCTGAGTCTATAGCAAGTTGCTCAGCAGcagcaaggctggcagcagctggatcCACAGCCCTGGGCTAGGCACCCGGGCAGGCAGCAGCAGGTGGGCTGGTAGCAGGTTCTCCTGCAGATAACGGGGGTGCAGCAAGCTGGCTGGGAGCAGGGAGTGCAGCAGCAACTGGGGTGGcagcaaggctggcagcagctggacacacagcatgTGGGCTTGCAGCAGGTGGTCCTACAGCAGGTGGTTTGACAGCAAGTTGGGCGGCAGcagcaaggctggcagcagctggacccGCAGCCACTGGACCCACAGCAgctgggctggcagcagctggacacacagcatgCGGGCTTGCAGCAGGTGGTCCTACAGCAGGTGGTCTGACAGCACGTTGGGCGGCAGcagcaaggctggcagcagctggacacacagcatgCGGGCTTGCAGCACGTGGTCCTACAGCAGGTGGTCTGACAGCACGTTGGGCGGCAGcagcaaggctggcagcagctggacacacagcatgCGGGCTTGCAGCACGTGGTCCTACAGCAGGTGGTCTGACAGCACGTTGGGCGGCAGcagcaaggctggcagcagctggacccGCAGCCGCTGGACCCACAGCAGCTGGGttggcagcagctggacacagAGCATGCGGGCTTGCAGCACGTGGTCCTGCAGCAGGTGGTGTGACAGCACGTTGGGCGGCAGCAGCAAGGCTCGCAGCAGCTGGATCCACAGCAGCTGGGTTCGCAGCAGGTGGTCCTGCAGCACGTGGGCTGGCAGCACGGGGAGCAGCACGATTCACTCATGGTGTCGCAGGTGGAGGCGTGGGCTTCTGTTCTGAGGTGACGTTCTCAGATTCTGACTGATGCCTCCTTCCATTCTGGGGCTTTTATACACTggaccccctcacccccaacgTATGGACCAATGGGCAGGACTTCCCTTGTTTATACCGTTTTCCATAGTCACTGGCGGCTGGTAGAAGAGGAAGTTCCCTAAGTGTTAGGAATCCCTAGAGAATGGGTGCTTAACATGTTTTAATTGAGAGTAACTCATAGGAAGATTGTCAGAGGGAAGCAAGGTGGTCACGTTAGCAGCCTCGTTCTTGCTTCCGGGGCCGTGGGATCACGTGATGCAGTTCCTGGGAAGTGGTTGGTGAGTCAGTTTCGTGCTCCTTGCCCAGCATTGGTAGTTTGGCTGCATGCAGACTGGGAGTATCCCTGAGGTGAAGGGAGCTTGATGGTTATATGTTCATAGTGATGAATTGCAATCATGCTGGAGCCCGAGTCTGTTTCCCCAAAGTGCCTCATTCCAGAGGCCCGCAGGCATCTGTCTCTTGGAGCACCCTACCTCGTTTGCATAGGGCAGTGCATTCAAAGAAACTTGGGTGGAGGACATCTGGCATCATGTCTTCCATATGTCAAGGCCGAATCGAGCAGGTGGATAGAAACAGGACTAAACCAGCATCCATGATCATACTTCCTCAGTGACCAGCAGTCCTGCTCTGATTTACCCAGAAATGAGTGTTTTCCCAGGCTGTGGGTATAAGCGGGGCATTTTGGGGTGAGTCGGTGACCCTAGTCCTAACCTTGTTAACCAGCAGAGTGAGATATTTAATGGCACTGACTCCACAgttactgttttctcttcctccctccccccgtgccatcccttctcctcctcttttccctcgtctttctcctctgtcttcctttAACACAAATTGtgcccgcctgcctgcctgccatcGTGAAGGAGAAAATGTGGGGTCTGAGTGGAGAAAATCGTGGACTGTAGATGATGCCTTACACACGCCAGCCATAGAACTCAGATCTTCCTGTGTTCAGGACAATTTCTATGCAGCAGCAGATCCGCATCTCTATGCCTCGGGGCTGGCTGTTTTCATGCAACAGCAGGATGTCATGTTGCCTGGGTGTGTGCCGCACTGACAGAAACGCTCAACCAATGCTTCTGCAGAGTTGGTTTATGTGACTACAGGGCTGTCCTTGCTCCTGAAATAGGAGAATCCTGAcatggctctttctttctttcttttttttttttttctgatatatttctcAGGATTGAGCCAGTTGAAAACTGTGACGCTGGCCTCCATCCTGTATCACTTCCCCACCTTCCAACCAGTGGGATCTGCCCTCCCTCCCGCAAGAAACCACATGCCTGAATGCTGTTCTTCAGAGTAGCTTCTGGGAAAAACCAAACTCTGACATTACCTATCTCTGTCCTGATTTCCTCACTTCTACCATGGGAACCTTAGGATGTACTTTAAGAATTCCTTCAAGGATTAGGAGGGAGGAGTTAAgtggcagagaaggagggggcCATGGGCTTTCCTGATCCCTCCAACACAGCTCTGTTGAGGTCAGGTCACTTGGAACACCCAGGAAATTGATAGGAATGTGGGAAGAAGGACCTGTGTGGTTGGGGGCACATGGCCCCTGCAGGTATGAGGTGTGTTTAAGTGAATTGGGGGAGAGGAAAACTGTTGTGCcacggaggggaggggggccgtTTCTGTGGGGGGAGAaaagggagacaaagagagaggggttGAGAGAGTCCAGTGTTGGGTGCACACAAGAGGAAAAGTCCCTGGGGCACGTGTGTGGCTCAGTTTGTTCagagtctgactttggctcaggtcatgatctctgggtcctggggctgaggccagcatcaggctctctcaGTGGGAGCTCAGTGAGAGACCTCTCGTCCCTTCCTTCTTTGTCCCACACCCCTGCaatgctcgctttctctctctttctctgtctctctgtctctcaaaaaaaaaaatagatggatgaCACAAAATGTAGGAGAGATTTTCATGAGGCAACGTAAATACAGCTTATGTTTTGCCCAACACATGTAGCTAGTGAGTAGCAGAAGAGGAATTTGAATAGTGTTCTTAACGATTCCAATTCTCATAACCAAGATCTACCGTAATCTCTGATAGAGAAACTAATGATTGAACATAAAATTGGAGATGAAGAGTTGCACAATTATTGAAGGAGAGTAGTACAGAAAACGGATAATGCAAGCTAGCATCATCCTCTGAAGTTGGCACAAACAGACGTAGGCCccaaaatggggtgggggtggaagctAGAAGCTCTATAGAACCTTTCCCTAGATTTCTGTCTGCAAGTTTTATAGGTTTAGGCTTTACATTTGGGGCTATAATCTATTTGAGTCGGATGTTGTATATGATATGAGGGTTGGGTTGAAGTTTATTTTGAGGAGTGGGGGGACATGTCTGTTTAATTGTTCCAACACCATCTGTTTAAAAGACTACACTTTCTCTGCCTATAAACTTGGCACCTTTCTGCAAAATTCAATGCCTAATCAACGTGTGTCTATTTGTGGACTCTCGGTTTTGTTGCACTGATTTCTATGTTCATCATTTCATGTGTAGCCCACCAAACAGCTCTGTTTTTGAAACCAAGATGGAGTTTCAGTGCACATGCAATTTTGAACAAGTTACTTTCCTCAACACTGGTTTCCTCAGCTCCAATATGGAAGTAGTGATGCTCACTTTCCAGGATTGTATGACAAATAAAGACTGTGCAGGTAAAGCATCTCTCTGAGTGCCCAGTGTGTGGCAGGTCCTCAGGAAATGTCAGGAATTCTTCCCATACGTTCTCTGCCTTGGAAACTTAAGTACTCTGGCAGAGAATTCCAGATACGTCCTCTAGGAAGAGGATACTCTCTGTCACATGTAGTGTGTTAACTAttccaaagcatttttatatCTCTTGAGAAGGTGGCCATGATCAAAACCTCTTATTTTCTGCCCAGAGCCTTCCTAATCCTTGTCCTGCTGGGTGCCTTGGCAGTTGTCTTTATTATTCAGCTTTTCACCCAAAGATCAAGGTTTCAACCTTTGGGGAGGTCACCTAACTAACATCCGTCTTGATTTGGAAGAGTGCATCCTTTCTGCTccgtttttgttttcattctcctttatcCTCCTTTTCTTGAAAATTCGGATGTGAATTTCCTGTAGCCTATGTGTCTTTATCTGACAGAACACAGGAAGTTGGggaagcctggtggctcagtggttgagcatctgccttcagctcaggtggtgatcctggggtcctggaatggagtcccacatcgaccccccaacagggagcctgtgctccctctgcctatgtctcagcctctctcccggTGTCTCTCacgaagaaagacagaaaatcttaaaagaaaggaacACAGGAAATCGTTCTCTTTTTGTTTACAGCCTGAGGACTGTGATTGGTCAAAGCTGTCTATGCCTACTGCATAGGTACCTCAACTATCAGGACTCTACAAACTTCTCTTCTCTGAACAATGTCCAGGTCAGGAGATCAAATTGCCTCAACGTTTGAGAGCCTTGGATTGTGGCCTGAGCTTGTGTGCTTGCAAGGCCGATTCTTCCTACCAATTTCTTTAAGATGAATGaaatgaggggcacttgggtggcgcagtcagtgaagcatccactcttggttttggctccgatcatgatctcagggttgtgagactgagtcctgggtcaggctctatgctcatgggggaagtctgtttgagattctctctccagctccctctgcctttcccactcatgctctctctcaaaatataaatgaataaatgaatgaatgaatgaatgaataaaaataaataaataactcttaaaaaaagagataaatgcaaTGATACCAGTACGCCAATCCATGACCACAAAGAACAGGTTCCCCTCGGCAAGAATGGGGCCAGGAACACTATATGTGCCAATGAACCTCATGTCAGAGAAGATGCAAAGCCCCTTTTCATTAGCCAGAACTCTTAAAGGCATATTGGTCATAAAGCTGAGAAGAATGTTTAGGAAGACGTTTGTAGACTGAAATGGTTCTCTATAGGAAAGATATAATAATTTCCTTTGTTATTGAAACAACTCAAAATGTATGCCCCATCACcaggattatttctatttttagaaagatgtaaCTAAAAATGTCCTTGACCTGAAATCAAAGGACCTGCTTCTGTCAATTATTTGCTGTATGGTCAAGCATTTCCTGCTCTCTAAGtgagaatgaaaatggaatgaTAATCTTGGCTCTGCCTGATTTGTGGGACAATTGTGATGActgaatgagataataaatatattgaagcTACAATTTACTTTTGGGCGTCATATctacgtatacatatatatatatacacatatatatgtatatatacatatatacatatacttaaagTAAAACTTCAAGAAGGACTTCATAAAGGAAGTGCtgtaataacacacacacacgtacacacacacacacacacacagacaggaaaAACGACATGAACATACAAACATTGGATGCAGGATGACACAGATTTTATTAGGAAAGAACGGAAGGAAGAAAGTTCAAAGCCATTGCAAAGGGCTTAGTAACCTGGCAGGACTTACTAACTATAATGCATCTATCTAAAAAGATGATCAGTACTGATCACTGCGGAGAGCTAACTATGCACTCATAAGAATGTGTTTCTATGCCGTAGAAGTGAAAGGTGATGATCACTTTTCGGAGACTGAGAGTGTGAATCAGTGGATGTTGACCAGCATCTGGGGTTGACCAAATGTTGTGGCTCAGCAATTGCTACAGTAAACCAGAGACACTAGAATACAATCAAATTGAAGTAGATTGCATTCCCTCCATAGACTCATAAGCATTGCTGAGAAAGATGACAGGGGCAGTGTAAGCATGTGTTCCCAGGAAAGCCGAGggagcaacttcttgtaagacaGGAACTTTGGCAAAATGGCGTAGGATATATATTCCGGTGAGTGCTGAGTCTATAGCAAGTTGCTCAGCAGcagcaaggctggcagcagctggatcCACAGCCCTGGGCTAGGCACCCGGGCAGGCAGCAGCAGGTGGGCTGGTAGCAGGTTCTCCTGCAGATAACGGGGGTGCAGCAAGCTGGCTGGGAGCAGGGAGTGCAGCAGCAACTGGGGTGGcagcaaggctggcagcagctggacacacagcatgCGGGCTTGCAGCAGGTGGTCCTACAGCAGGTGGTTTGACAGCAAGTTGGGCGGCAGcagcaaggctggcagcagctggacccGCAGCCACTGGACCCACAGCAgctgggctggcagcagctggacacacagcatgCGGGCTTGCAGCAGGTGGTCCTACAGCAGGTGGTCTGACAGCACGTTGGGCGGCAGcagcaaggctggcagcagctggacacacagcatgCGGGCTTGCAGCACGTGGTCCTACAGCAGGTGGTCTGACAGCACGTTGGGCGGCAGcagcaaggctggcagcagctggacacacagcatgCGGGCTTGCAGCACGTGGTCCTACAGCAGGTGGTCTGACAGCACGTTGGGCGGCAGcagcaaggctggcagcagctggacccGCAGCCGCTGGACCCACAGCAGCTGGGttggcagcagctggacacagAGCATGCGGGCTTGCAGCACGTGGTCCTGCAGCAGGTGGTGTGACAGCACGTTGGGCGGCAGCAGCAAGGCTCGCAGCAGCTGGATCCACAGCAGCTGGGTTCGCAGCAGGTGGTCCTGCAGCACGTGGGCTGGCAGCACGGGGAGCAGCACGATTCACTCATGGTGTCGCAGGTGGAGGCGTGGGCTTCTGTTCTGAGGTGACGTTCTCAGATTCTGACTGATGCCTCCTTCCATTCTGGGGCTTTTATACACTggaccccctcacccccaacgTATGGACCAATGGGCAGGACTTCCCTTGTTTATACCGTTTTCCATAGTCACTGGCGGCTGGTAGAAGAGGAAGTTCCCTAAGTGTTAGGAATCCCTAGAGAATGGGTGCTTAACATGTTTTAATTGAGAGTAACTCATAGGAAGATTGTCAGAGGGAAGCAAGGTGGTCACGTTAGCAGCCTCGTTCTTGCTTCCGGGGCCGTGGGATCACGTGATGCAGTTCCTGGGAAGTGGTTGGTGAGTCAGTTTCGTGCTCCTTGCCCAGCATTGGTAGTTTGGCTGCATGCAGACTGGGAGTATCCCTGAGGTGAAGGGAGCTTGATGGTTATATGTTCATAGTGATGAATTGCAATCATGCTGGAGCCCGAGTCTGTTTCCCCAAAGTGCCTCATTCCAGAGGCCCGCAGGCATCTGTCTCTTGGAGCACCCTACCTCGTTTGCATAGGGCAGTGCATTCAAAGAAACTTGGGTGGAGGACATCTGGCATCATGTCTTCCATATGTCAAGGCCGAATCGAGCAGGTGGATAGAAACAGGACTAAACCAGCATCCATGATCATACTTCCTCAGTGACCAGCAGTCCTGCTCTGATTTACCCAGAAATGAGTGTTTTCCCAGGCTGTGGGTATAAGCGGGGCATTTTGGGGTGAGTCGGTGACCCTAGTCCTAACCTTGTTAACCAGCAGAGTGAGATATTTAATGGCACTGACTCCACAgttactgttttctcttcctccctccccccgtgccatcccttctcctcctcttttccctcgtctttctcctctgtcttcctttAACACAAATTGtgcccgcctgcctgcctgccatcGTGAAGGAGAAAATGTGGGGTCTGAGTGGAGAAAATCGTGGACTGTAGATGATGCCTTACACACGCCAGCCATAGAACTCAGATCTTCCTGTGTTCAGGACAATTTCTATGCAGCAGCAGATCCGCATCTCTATGCCTCGGGGCTGGCTGTTTTCATGCAACAGCAGGATGTCATGTTGCCTGGGTGTGTGCCGCACTGACAGAAACGCTCAACCAATGCTTCTGCAGAGTTGGTTTATGTGACTACAGGGCTGTCCTTGCTCCTGAAATAGGAGAATCCTGAcatggctctttctttctttcttttttttttttttctgatatatttctcAGGATTGAGCCAGTTGAAAACTGTGACGCTGGCCTCCATCCTGTATCACTTCCCCACCTTCCAACCAGTGGGATCTGCCCTCCCTCCCGCAAGAAACCACATGCCTGAATGCTGTTCTTCAGAGTAGCTTCTGGGAAAAACCAAACTCTGACATTACCTATCTCTGTCCTGATTTCCTCACTTCTACCATGGGAACCTTAGGATGTACTTTAAGAATTCCTTCAAGGATTAGGAGGGAGGAGTTAAgtggcagagaaggagggggcCATGGGCTTTCCTGATCCCTCCAACACAGCTCTGTTGAGGTCAGGTCACTTGGAACACCCAGGAAATTGATAGGAATGTGGGAAGAAGGACCTGTGTGGTTGGGGGCACATGGCCCCTGCAGGTATGAGGTGTGTTTAAGTGAATTGGGGGAGAGGAAAACTGTTGTGCcacggaggggaggggggccgtTTCTGTGGGGGGAGAaaagggagacaaagagagaggggttGAGAGAGTCCAGTGTTGGGTGCACACAAGAGGAAAAGTCCCTGGGGCACGTGTGTGGCTCAGTTTGTTCagagtctgactttggctcaggtcatgatctctgggtcctggggctgaggccagcatcaggctctctcaGTGGGAGCTCAGTGAGAGACCTCTCGTCCCTTCCTTCTTTGTCCCACACCCCTGCaatgctcgctttctctctctttctctgtctctctgtctctcaaaaaaaaaaaatagatggatgaCACAAAATGTAGGAGAGATTTTCATGAGGCAACGTAAATACAGCTTATGTTTTGCCCAACACATGTAGCTAGTGAGTAGCAGAAGAGGAATTTGAATAGTGTTCTTAACGATTCCAATTCTCATAACCAAGATCTACCGTAATCTCTGATAGAGAAACTAATGATTGAACATAAAATTGGAGATGAAGAGTTGCACAATTATTGAAGGAGAGTAGTACAGAAAACGGATAATGCAAGCTAGCATCATCCTCTGAAGTTGGCACAAACAGACGTAGGCCccaaaatggggtgggggtggaagctAGAAGCTCTATAGAACCTTTCCCTAGATTTCTGTCTGCAAGTTTTATAGGTTTAGGCTTTACATTTGGGGCTATAATCTATTTGAGTCGGATGTTGTATATGATATGAGGGTTGGGTTGAAGTTTATTTTGAGGAGTGGGGGGACATGTCTGTTTAATTGTTCCAACACCATCTGTTTAAAAGACTACACTTTCTCTGCCTATAAACTTGGCACCTTTCTGCAAAATTCAATGCCTAATCAACGTGTGTCTATTTGTGGACTCTCGGTTTTGTTGCACTGATTTCTATGTTCATCATTTCATGTGTAGCCCACCAAACAGCTCTGTTTTTGAAACCAAGATGGAGTTTCAGTGCACATGCAATTTTGAACAAGTTACTTTCCTCAACACTGGTTTCCTCAGCTCCAATATGGAAGTAGTGATGCTCACTTTCCAGGATTGTATGACAAATAAAGACTGTGCAGGTAAAGCATCTCTCTGAGTGCCCAGTGTGTGGCAGGTCCTCAGGAAATGTCAGGAATTCTTCCCATACGTTCTCTGCCTTGGAAACTTAAGTACTCTGGCAGAGAATTCCAGATACGTCCTCTAGGAAGAGGATACTCTCTGTCACATGTAGTGTGTTAACTAttccaaagcatttttatatCTCTTGAGAAGGTGGCCATGATCAAAACCTCTTATTTTCTGCCCAGAGCCTTCCTAATCCTTGTCCTGCTGGGTGCCTTGGCAGTTGTCTTTATTATTCAGCTTTTCACCCAAAGATCAAGGTTTCAACCTTTGGGGAGGTCACCTAACTAACATCCGTCTTGATTTGGAAGAGTGCATCCTTTCTGCTccgtttttgttttcattctcctttatcCTCCTTTTCTTGAAAATTCGGATGTGAATTTCCTGTAGCCTATGTGTCTTTATCTGACAGAACACAGGAAGTTGGggaagcctggtggctcagtggttgagcatctgccttcagctcaggtggtgatcctggggtcctggaatggagtcccacatcgaccccccaacagggagcctgtgctccctctgcctatgtctcagcctctctcccggTGTCTCTCacgaagaaagacagaaaatcttaaaagaaaggaacACAGGAAATCGTTCTCTTTTTGTTTACAGCCTGAGGACTGTGATTGGTCAAAGCTGTCTATGCCTACTGCATAGGTACCTCAACTATCAGGACTCTACAAACTTCTCTTCTCTGAACAATGTCCAGGTCAGGAGATCAAATTGCCCCAAAGTTTGAGAGCCTTGGATTGTGGCCTGAGCTTGTGTGCTTGCAAGGCCGATTCTTCCTACCAATTTCTTTAAGATGAATGaaatgaggggcacttgggtggcgcagtcagtgaagcatccactcttggttttggctccgatcatgatctcagggttgtgagactgagtcctgggtcaggctctatgctcatgggggaagtctgtttgagattctctctccagctccctctgcctttcccactcatgctctctctcaaaatataaatgaataaatgaatgaatgaatgaatgaataaaaaaataaataaataactcttaaaaaaagagataaatgcaaTGATACCAGTACGCCAATCCATGACCACAAAGAACAGGTTCCCCTCGGCAAGAATGGGGCCAGGAACACTATATGTGCCAATGAACCTCATGTCAGAGAAGATGCAAAGCCCCTTTTCATTAGCCAGAACTCTTAAAGGCATATTGGTCATAAAGCTGAGAAGAATGTTTAGGAAGAGGTTTGTAGACTGAAATGGTTCTCTATAGGAAAGATATAATAATTTCCTTTGTTATTGAAACAACTCAAAATGTATGCCCCATCACcaggattatttctatttttagaaagatgtaaCTAAAAATGTCCTTGACCTGAAATCAAAGGACCTGCTTCTGTCAATTATTTGCTGTATGGTCAAGCATTTCCTGCTCTCTAAGtgagaatgaaaatggaatgaTAATCTTGGCTCTGCCTGATT
Protein-coding regions in this window:
- the LOC119876643 gene encoding keratin-associated protein 4-12-like isoform X2, producing MSESCCSPCCQPTCCRTTCCEPSCCGSSCCEPCCCRPTCCHTTCCRTTCCKPACSVSSCCQPSCCGSSGCGSSCCQPCCCRPTCCQTTCCRTTCCKPACCVSSCCQPCCCRPTCCQTTCCRTTCCKPACCVSSCCQPSCCGSSGCGSSCCQPCCCRPTCCQTTCCRTTCCKPTCCVSSCCQPCCHPSCCCTPCSQPACCTPVICRRTCYQPTCCCLPGCLAQGCGSSCCQPCCC
- the LOC119876643 gene encoding keratin-associated protein 4-12-like isoform X1 is translated as MSESCCSPCCQPTCCRTTCCEPSCCGSSCCEPCCCRPTCCHTTCCRTTCCKPACSVSSCCQPSCCGSSGCGSSCCQPCCCRPTCCQTTCCRTTCCKPACCVSSCCQPCCCRPTCCQTTCCRTTCCKPACCVSSCCQPCCCRPTCCQTTCCRTTCCKPACCVSSCCQPSCCGSSGCGSSCCQPCCCRPTCCQTTCCRTTCCKPTCCVSSCCQPCCHPSCCCTPCSQPACCTPVICRRTCYQPTCCCLPGCLAQGCGSSCCQPCCC
- the LOC119873270 gene encoding keratin-associated protein 4-12-like isoform X2; this encodes MSESCCSPCCQPTCCRTTCCEPSCCGSSCCEPCCCRPTCCHTTCCRTTCCKPACSVSSCCQPSCCGSSGCGSSCCQPCCCRPTCCQTTCCRTTCCKPACCVSSCCQPCCCRPTCCQTTCCRTTCCKPACCVSSCCQPSCCGSSGCGSSCCQPCCCRPTCCQTTCCRTTCCKPACCVSSCCQPCCHPSCCCTPCSQPACCTPVICRRTCYQPTCCCLPGCLAQGCGSSCCQPCCC
- the LOC119873270 gene encoding keratin-associated protein 4-12-like isoform X1; amino-acid sequence: MSESCCSPCCQPTCCRTTCCEPSCCGSSCCEPCCCRPTCCHTTCCRTTCCKPACSVSSCCQPSCCGSSGCGSSCCQPCCCRPTCCQTTCCRTTCCKPACCVSSCCQPCCCRPTCCQTTCCRTTCCKPACCVSSCCQPCCCRPTCCQTTCCRTTCCKPACCVSSCCQPSCCGSSGCGSSCCQPCCCRPTCCQTTCCRTTCCKPACCVSSCCQPCCHPSCCCTPCSQPACCTPVICRRTCYQPTCCCLPGCLAQGCGSSCCQPCCC